From one Paenibacillus sp. FSL K6-1330 genomic stretch:
- the asd gene encoding archaetidylserine decarboxylase (Phosphatidylserine decarboxylase is synthesized as a single chain precursor. Generation of the pyruvoyl active site from a Ser is coupled to cleavage of a Gly-Ser bond between the larger (beta) and smaller (alpha chains). It is an integral membrane protein.), translating to MAKQLLRLMTELSSRKWLSRIMGHCSHSRLSRHLIPAFIRIYQIPAHEAEKEINEYRSLNEFFSRRLKIGLRAIDDTADAMVSPVDATISAMGVVNAGTILSVKGQDYTLSELLAKSPRMENYIHGYAFVLYLSPTDYHRIHSPVTGVQAESEHLKGRVYPVNDFAMTHIRNVLSRNERLITYIAHEFGEVAVVKVGAMNVSSIRYADENVKKYEIGDELAYFEFGSTVVLLTENGTFTPRGDLEPGSKVKMGELLGLLHPSPSRKG from the coding sequence ATGGCTAAACAATTGCTGCGTCTGATGACTGAGCTGTCTTCCCGCAAGTGGCTGTCCCGAATCATGGGGCATTGTTCCCACAGCCGGCTGAGCCGTCATCTAATACCTGCATTCATACGAATTTATCAAATTCCGGCGCACGAAGCGGAGAAAGAAATCAACGAATACCGCTCACTGAACGAGTTCTTTTCCCGCCGGTTAAAAATAGGCCTCCGCGCCATAGATGACACCGCCGACGCCATGGTAAGCCCAGTCGATGCCACAATTTCGGCAATGGGCGTCGTCAACGCCGGTACCATTCTGAGCGTTAAGGGACAGGATTATACCTTGAGCGAGCTGCTCGCGAAATCACCGAGAATGGAAAACTACATCCACGGTTATGCATTTGTATTGTATTTAAGCCCGACCGACTATCATCGCATTCATTCCCCGGTAACCGGTGTTCAGGCGGAAAGCGAGCATTTGAAGGGACGCGTTTACCCCGTGAACGATTTTGCGATGACCCATATCCGGAATGTGCTCAGCCGCAATGAGCGCCTCATTACCTATATTGCGCATGAGTTCGGCGAAGTCGCCGTCGTGAAGGTCGGAGCCATGAACGTAAGCAGCATCCGTTATGCTGACGAGAACGTGAAAAAATACGAAATCGGCGATGAACTCGCGTACTTTGAATTCGGCTCTACAGTTGTACTTTTGACGGAGAACGGCACGTTTACCCCTCGCGGTGATCTGGAACCCGGCTCCAAGGTGAAGATGGGAGAACTGCTCGGTTTGCTTCACCCGTCCCCATCCAGAAAAGGGTGA
- a CDS encoding SDR family oxidoreductase, which translates to MAGQAFRKRKGDGCDGESGIGRASGDPVVTAGAGKVALITGASSGFGLHISLELAKAGYDVAAGLRRPEAAAELLARAEQADVAKRIHVFQLDICIEGQVKAAALELEKRYGRLDVLVNNAGEAVGGMVEEVPLSGWRKQMETNFFGTVSVTQHMLPLLRRTEKSKIILMSSISGVVGFPGYGPYASSKFALEGFGESLSMEVMPFGIDVVLIQPGAYGTPIWNKSFGELTVKEGSPYSGLLKGVLDYSERTARGSGDPQEVARLVAKIASMAKPRFRYMLPRGTRVIAWIKGVLPDRLFQRIIYRMLGRR; encoded by the coding sequence ATGGCCGGGCAGGCATTTCGAAAACGGAAGGGTGATGGGTGTGATGGAGAGAGTGGCATTGGCCGAGCAAGCGGTGATCCGGTGGTAACGGCAGGAGCAGGAAAGGTTGCGCTGATCACGGGCGCGTCGAGCGGGTTCGGACTGCACATCAGCTTGGAGCTGGCAAAAGCAGGTTATGACGTGGCAGCGGGTCTGCGCAGGCCGGAGGCGGCTGCAGAACTGTTGGCCCGAGCCGAACAAGCCGATGTTGCCAAGCGTATTCACGTATTTCAGCTGGATATCTGCATCGAGGGACAAGTCAAGGCCGCTGCCTTGGAGTTAGAGAAAAGGTATGGCCGCTTGGACGTGCTGGTGAACAACGCCGGGGAGGCGGTAGGCGGCATGGTGGAGGAAGTGCCGCTTAGCGGCTGGCGAAAGCAGATGGAGACGAATTTTTTCGGGACCGTATCGGTGACACAGCATATGCTGCCGCTGCTCCGGCGAACCGAAAAATCCAAAATCATTCTCATGAGCAGCATTAGCGGCGTGGTCGGATTTCCGGGTTATGGACCCTATGCGTCCTCCAAATTTGCGCTGGAAGGGTTTGGCGAAAGCCTGTCCATGGAAGTAATGCCCTTTGGCATTGATGTCGTGCTGATCCAGCCTGGTGCCTATGGTACGCCGATCTGGAACAAAAGCTTTGGGGAGCTTACGGTGAAGGAAGGATCACCCTACAGCGGTCTGCTGAAGGGCGTGCTGGACTATTCCGAGCGGACAGCCAGGGGAAGCGGGGATCCGCAGGAGGTAGCCAGGCTTGTGGCAAAAATTGCGTCCATGGCTAAGCCCAGGTTCCGCTATATGTTGCCCCGAGGCACGCGGGTGATCGCATGGATCAAGGGCGTACTGCCGGATCGGCTGTTTCAGCGGATCATTTATCGGATGCTGGGTCGGCGTTAA